A portion of the Hymenobacter gelipurpurascens genome contains these proteins:
- a CDS encoding carboxypeptidase-like regulatory domain-containing protein, producing the protein MKLTASPFDPKTGELLPVYQDAYLRGDLSKASAKAVEAYLHRDSDRAHTTLTRFQELQAAEEAGTAPSWVQKQLQYIRAEPVRFRQRATAMVASAVLVGTVVFAGTNTPTERLPSDNIPTEVATDMLATSAEAAAAASAMRMITVRGQILNENGKPLAGATVMHPGSRYGVSTNAQGEYVLSVPANTNTLKYGYGGYQDEEVAVQGTSTAKVTLLPRDQQKKHRWLFF; encoded by the coding sequence ATGAAATTGACGGCTTCTCCTTTTGATCCGAAAACCGGTGAACTGTTGCCGGTATATCAGGATGCGTACCTGCGCGGCGACCTAAGCAAGGCCTCGGCCAAAGCGGTGGAAGCATACCTGCATCGGGATTCCGATCGGGCGCATACCACGCTCACCCGTTTCCAAGAGCTGCAGGCCGCCGAAGAGGCGGGAACGGCCCCCAGCTGGGTGCAGAAACAATTGCAATACATCCGGGCCGAGCCTGTGCGCTTCCGGCAGCGTGCTACGGCCATGGTGGCCTCGGCGGTGCTGGTAGGCACAGTGGTTTTCGCGGGTACCAACACGCCCACTGAGCGCCTGCCTTCGGATAACATCCCGACGGAAGTAGCCACCGATATGCTGGCCACTTCTGCAGAAGCTGCCGCAGCCGCTTCTGCTATGCGCATGATTACCGTGCGCGGCCAAATCCTGAACGAGAATGGCAAGCCGCTGGCTGGCGCCACCGTGATGCACCCCGGCAGCCGCTACGGCGTGTCTACCAACGCCCAGGGTGAGTATGTGCTGTCGGTGCCCGCTAACACTAATACGCTGAAGTATGGCTACGGTGGCTACCAGGATGAAGAGGTGGCTGTACAGGGGACCAGTACAGCCAAGGTAACCTTGCTTCCGCGCGACCAGCAGAAGAAGCACCGGTGGTTATTTTTCTAG
- a CDS encoding helix-turn-helix domain-containing protein translates to MLHHIYQPADNALFSIPISREDLAALMGTAKETASRLLSDFRDESLIRTQGSRITILDVQKLAKVSALYD, encoded by the coding sequence ATGTTGCACCACATCTACCAGCCCGCCGACAACGCCCTGTTCAGCATCCCAATTTCTCGCGAGGATCTGGCAGCGCTTATGGGCACCGCCAAGGAAACGGCGAGTCGGCTGTTGTCAGATTTCCGAGATGAGAGCTTGATCAGGACCCAGGGCAGCCGCATTACCATTCTGGATGTGCAAAAGCTGGCCAAAGTATCGGCACTTTACGATTAA
- a CDS encoding group III truncated hemoglobin: MKTSATLPDICTERDIKTLVDTLCQKATNDTLLGASFGAAARIHWPHYLTTQYRYWSSTLLGHGSTEGEPLPEQVALPRSGQHIQHWLTIFSSTIEEHFSGSKAEEAKQLAKQLATRLSATRSRDLPVD, encoded by the coding sequence ATGAAAACCTCTGCTACTCTGCCTGACATTTGCACCGAGCGTGATATCAAAACGCTGGTTGATACGCTGTGCCAAAAGGCTACGAATGACACGCTGCTGGGAGCTAGTTTTGGCGCCGCCGCACGTATTCACTGGCCTCATTACCTCACCACCCAGTACCGCTACTGGAGCAGCACCCTGCTAGGCCACGGCAGCACCGAAGGCGAGCCCCTACCCGAGCAAGTAGCCCTGCCCCGCAGCGGCCAACATATTCAGCACTGGCTCACCATTTTCTCTTCCACCATTGAAGAGCATTTCTCCGGCTCTAAAGCCGAGGAAGCCAAGCAACTCGCCAAACAGCTGGCCACGCGCCTAAGCGCCACCCGCTCACGTGACCTGCCCGTTGACTGA
- the yedA gene encoding drug/metabolite exporter YedA, with protein sequence MSASASPSRASILLAFAALYIIWGSTYLGIRFAIDSIPPLLMAGTRYALAGALLYGYMRWKGEPAPTRQGWLTALIIGTCLLAFGNGGVTLGEQYIPSGLTALLVATVPMFLAVLGWWSGLASRPAPLVAVGLALGLGGVYLLARTPGASHVALPGNETLGISLVLIAALVWAIGSLYSKKHQPAPSPFVSGGMQMLCGGLVMLVAGLAKGEAAGFEVAQVTTKSWVAYAYLVTFGSIVAFTAYIWLLRVVEPALAGTYAFVNPVVAVLLGWAFAGEQLNTGMLGGAALIVVAVALVILGGRQKKLE encoded by the coding sequence ATGTCTGCTTCTGCCTCCCCTTCGCGCGCTTCCATTCTGCTGGCCTTTGCGGCCCTTTACATCATCTGGGGCTCCACGTATCTGGGCATCCGGTTCGCTATTGATTCCATTCCGCCCCTGCTGATGGCCGGCACCCGCTACGCCTTGGCGGGGGCGCTGCTCTATGGCTACATGCGGTGGAAAGGCGAGCCCGCTCCTACCCGGCAGGGTTGGCTCACGGCCCTGATTATTGGTACCTGTTTGCTGGCCTTCGGCAACGGCGGCGTGACGCTGGGCGAGCAGTACATTCCCTCGGGGCTCACGGCGCTGCTAGTCGCCACGGTGCCCATGTTTCTGGCGGTGCTGGGGTGGTGGAGTGGCCTAGCCAGCCGGCCCGCGCCGCTGGTAGCAGTGGGTTTAGCGCTGGGCCTGGGCGGCGTGTATCTGCTGGCCCGCACGCCCGGTGCCAGCCACGTAGCGCTGCCGGGGAACGAAACCTTGGGCATTTCGCTGGTGCTGATAGCGGCGCTGGTGTGGGCCATTGGCTCACTGTATTCCAAGAAGCATCAGCCAGCACCTTCCCCGTTCGTATCAGGCGGGATGCAGATGCTATGTGGCGGCCTCGTTATGTTGGTGGCGGGCCTGGCAAAAGGGGAAGCTGCTGGCTTCGAGGTGGCGCAGGTCACTACCAAGTCGTGGGTGGCTTACGCGTATCTGGTTACGTTTGGGTCGATTGTGGCGTTTACGGCCTATATCTGGCTGTTGCGCGTGGTGGAGCCGGCCCTGGCAGGCACGTATGCCTTCGTGAACCCGGTGGTGGCGGTGCTGCTGGGTTGGGCCTTTGCGGGGGAGCAGCTGAACACCGGGATGCTGGGCGGAGCTGCCCTCATTGTGGTGGCCGTAGCTTTGGTTATCCTGGGCGGGCGGCAGAAAAAACTGGAGTAG
- the odhB gene encoding 2-oxoglutarate dehydrogenase complex dihydrolipoyllysine-residue succinyltransferase, translated as MGLEIKIPAVGESITEVTIAKWLKADGETVKRDEIIAELESDKATFELPAEADGVLKIRVAEGETIGIGTTIADISGDGAASAPAAPAPAASAPAASAADPISKGEENPAASDQAGYGGKPEGGAAAPAASGASASNGGGTTVEMKIPAVGESITEVTVAKWLKEDGAQVQRDEIIAELESDKATFELPAEGSGTLRHAAKEGETIGIGATIARIEGGSGASAPAAAPAAALAASQAAPAAAAVSASSTTSYATGTPSPAAGKILGEKGINPGDVQGSGRDGRITKEDAQNAQARPAAPVPAAAPASAPAKAAPAQAAPAASGNRNVRRERMSNLRKTVARRLVSVKNETAMLTTFNEVNMQPIMDLRNKFKDKFKEKHSVGLGFMSFFTKAVCVALKEWPAVNAQIDGTDILYNDFCDISIAVSAPKGLVVPVIRNAEELSFDGIEKEIQRLAGLARDNKLTIEQMTGGTFTITNGGVFGSMMSTPIINAPQSAILGMHNIVQRPIAENGQVVIRPMMYLALSYDHRIIDGRESVSFLVRVKELLEDPTRLLLGV; from the coding sequence ATGGGTCTGGAAATTAAAATCCCCGCCGTCGGCGAGTCCATCACTGAGGTTACCATTGCCAAATGGCTCAAAGCCGACGGTGAAACCGTAAAGCGAGACGAAATTATTGCCGAGCTGGAATCCGATAAAGCCACGTTTGAGCTGCCTGCTGAGGCAGATGGCGTCCTGAAAATTCGCGTGGCGGAAGGCGAAACCATCGGTATCGGAACTACCATTGCGGATATCAGCGGTGACGGCGCAGCCAGCGCCCCAGCGGCTCCGGCCCCGGCTGCTAGCGCTCCGGCGGCTTCTGCGGCTGACCCCATCAGCAAAGGCGAAGAAAACCCCGCGGCCAGCGACCAGGCCGGCTACGGTGGAAAGCCTGAGGGTGGTGCAGCTGCTCCGGCCGCTTCAGGTGCTTCCGCCAGCAATGGCGGTGGTACTACGGTGGAGATGAAGATTCCGGCGGTGGGCGAGTCCATCACGGAGGTGACCGTGGCCAAGTGGCTGAAGGAAGACGGCGCCCAGGTACAGCGCGATGAAATCATTGCCGAACTGGAGTCGGACAAAGCCACGTTTGAGCTGCCCGCCGAAGGTAGCGGCACTCTGCGCCACGCGGCCAAGGAAGGCGAAACCATCGGTATAGGCGCTACTATTGCCCGTATCGAAGGGGGCAGCGGCGCTTCAGCTCCTGCTGCTGCACCAGCTGCCGCTCTGGCCGCTAGTCAGGCTGCTCCGGCGGCTGCCGCAGTTTCTGCTTCCAGCACTACGAGCTACGCCACCGGTACGCCTTCGCCGGCAGCTGGTAAAATCCTAGGTGAAAAAGGCATCAACCCCGGCGACGTGCAAGGCTCCGGCCGCGATGGGCGTATTACCAAGGAAGACGCCCAGAACGCCCAGGCTCGTCCGGCTGCACCGGTACCCGCTGCCGCTCCGGCGTCGGCACCTGCTAAGGCTGCGCCTGCACAGGCGGCTCCGGCAGCCAGCGGCAACCGCAACGTGCGCCGCGAGCGGATGAGCAACCTGCGCAAGACAGTAGCGCGTCGTTTGGTTTCTGTGAAGAACGAAACGGCCATGCTCACCACCTTCAACGAGGTGAACATGCAGCCCATCATGGACCTGCGCAACAAGTTCAAGGACAAGTTCAAGGAGAAGCACAGCGTAGGCCTCGGCTTCATGTCGTTCTTCACCAAGGCCGTGTGCGTGGCCCTGAAAGAGTGGCCCGCCGTGAATGCCCAGATCGATGGCACCGACATCCTGTACAACGACTTCTGCGACATCAGCATCGCCGTATCGGCCCCCAAAGGCCTGGTGGTACCGGTAATCCGCAACGCGGAGGAGCTGTCGTTCGATGGTATCGAGAAGGAAATTCAGCGCCTGGCTGGCCTAGCCCGCGACAACAAGCTCACCATTGAGCAGATGACCGGCGGTACGTTCACTATCACCAACGGGGGCGTGTTCGGCTCGATGATGAGCACTCCGATCATCAACGCCCCGCAGTCGGCTATTTTGGGCATGCACAACATTGTGCAGCGCCCCATTGCTGAGAACGGCCAAGTAGTAATTCGCCCGATGATGTATCTGGCCCTGAGCTACGACCACCGCATCATCGACGGCCGCGAGTCGGTGTCGTTCCTGGTGCGCGTGAAAGAGCTGCTCGAAGACCCAACGCGTCTGCTGCTAGGAGTGTAA
- a CDS encoding Crp/Fnr family transcriptional regulator, with protein MKSTSSAPANCQECPHLQQSLMGSCQLSELSLVSVGKVYQVYQKGQVIFRKGSRPGGLYCIREGKVKLSKLTGDGKEQIIRLAKEGDVLGYRSLMSNDIYTTTAVALTDCVVCQVPRTDFFSIIEQNAQFSHSLMRLLAKALGEAEERILHTAYKPCASGWLRPC; from the coding sequence ATGAAATCAACTTCCTCGGCACCCGCCAACTGTCAGGAGTGCCCGCACCTACAGCAGTCCTTGATGGGCTCGTGCCAACTGAGCGAGTTGTCCTTGGTCTCGGTGGGCAAGGTGTATCAGGTGTACCAGAAGGGACAGGTGATTTTTCGGAAAGGAAGTCGGCCGGGTGGCCTATACTGTATCCGGGAAGGCAAGGTGAAGCTCTCGAAACTTACTGGCGATGGCAAGGAGCAGATCATTCGGCTGGCCAAGGAGGGCGACGTGCTAGGCTACCGCTCTCTCATGTCCAACGATATTTACACCACCACAGCCGTAGCTCTCACCGACTGCGTGGTGTGCCAGGTGCCCCGCACTGACTTCTTCAGTATAATTGAGCAAAACGCGCAGTTCTCGCATTCCTTGATGCGCCTGTTGGCCAAAGCCTTGGGCGAAGCGGAAGAGCGCATTCTGCATACGGCCTACAAGCCCTGCGCGAGCGGCTGGCTGAGGCCTTGCTGA
- a CDS encoding alpha-L-rhamnosidase-related protein, with protein MRNPFLPAGFLLTLGLLGSCQMPKNTPTTSAPAPAASVVAAPVWQSAAYTVYRDSLVQGSHTARALSRTELTSDYQSPANEFQSPQVNFKFSLNGKDNEMQPGQDHIFMAIPKADGTGLETPVIVFGQHYVDKTPVPADTYLAPNTPLKIRLDLRPMLAAFQKQGYYPLYNGQKLYKEDFKHVFVAGNTAPLSWDFDNLINKPQLELKDPDGNGIYEATVVLNAHSDAKTTAGRWKATLDVSAFPKLTSDYPLLDALYNLALEEAKRSVEPDGTFRTGQEWAGVWTRDISYSIILSQALLQPEVAKTSLLRKVSKTGRIIQDTGTGGAYPCSTDRIIWATAAWEIYKATGDEAWLRQVYPIIKNSIEDDQQVAYDPATGLVRGESSFLDWREQTYPKWMQPVDIYQSETLGTNAAHFQGNQVLAMMAEKLGHSEVAAKHRKAAEQIKAGINQHLWLEEKGYYGQFLYGRNFLSVSPKAEALGEALTVLFGVTDEARARTVVASTPVMDYGVPCIYPQISGIPPYHNNAVWPFVQSYWGLAAAKVGNEASFLESLMAVARPAALFLTDKENFVASNGDFAGTQINSSNMLWSLSGTLGLVYKGVFGMDFQADRLTFRPFVPQALQGTRKLAGFKYRQALLDVELIGYGRTIRSITLDGQPLPDATVHSTLTGSHSIRIELANEAPATASQNKVAHHVAPMTPAVAYSSGRLTWAPIEGAKAYQVLRNGQFVGRTTTPEFTVPAPVAYTEYQVLAVDAAGFESFASEPLPVSADKFRRTYELETTASKSPKSYKGYTGKGFVETSTTQNRSLTTRVQIPETGLYAIDFRYANGNGPINTSNKCAIRALRLGRQQLGTVVLPQRGVEEWSDWGFSNPVLVRLEKGSHPLTLAYEPANTNMNGEVNQAMLDYLRVTRVR; from the coding sequence ATGCGCAATCCGTTCCTCCCCGCCGGTTTTCTCCTGACCCTGGGCCTGCTGGGCTCTTGCCAGATGCCAAAAAACACCCCAACTACTTCCGCCCCCGCACCGGCCGCCTCTGTAGTGGCTGCTCCCGTGTGGCAGTCGGCCGCCTATACCGTGTACCGCGACTCCCTGGTCCAGGGCAGCCACACAGCGCGGGCGTTATCGCGCACAGAGCTAACCTCTGATTATCAAAGCCCGGCCAACGAGTTCCAAAGCCCGCAGGTCAACTTCAAGTTCAGCCTCAACGGCAAGGACAACGAGATGCAGCCCGGCCAGGACCACATCTTCATGGCCATTCCGAAAGCCGATGGCACTGGCCTGGAAACGCCCGTCATCGTGTTTGGGCAGCACTACGTGGATAAAACGCCCGTACCTGCCGATACCTACCTAGCGCCCAATACACCCCTGAAGATTCGGCTGGACCTGCGGCCCATGCTGGCGGCCTTTCAGAAGCAGGGCTACTACCCACTCTACAACGGCCAAAAGCTTTATAAGGAAGATTTCAAGCACGTATTCGTGGCCGGCAACACCGCGCCGCTTAGCTGGGACTTCGACAACCTCATCAACAAGCCCCAGCTGGAGCTGAAGGACCCCGATGGCAACGGCATCTACGAAGCCACCGTGGTGCTCAACGCCCACTCCGATGCCAAAACCACCGCCGGCCGCTGGAAAGCCACGCTGGATGTCTCGGCCTTTCCCAAGCTGACTTCTGATTACCCTTTGCTGGATGCGCTATATAACCTGGCCCTGGAAGAGGCCAAGCGCTCCGTGGAGCCCGACGGCACCTTCCGGACCGGCCAGGAATGGGCGGGCGTCTGGACGCGTGACATCAGCTACAGCATCATTCTCTCTCAAGCCCTGTTGCAGCCCGAAGTAGCCAAAACTAGCCTGCTGCGCAAGGTCTCGAAAACTGGACGCATCATTCAGGATACCGGCACCGGCGGCGCCTACCCCTGCTCCACCGACCGAATCATCTGGGCCACCGCGGCCTGGGAAATATACAAGGCTACCGGCGACGAGGCTTGGCTGCGGCAGGTGTATCCCATCATCAAGAACTCCATTGAGGATGATCAGCAAGTGGCCTACGACCCCGCTACGGGCCTCGTGCGCGGCGAGTCATCGTTCTTGGACTGGCGCGAGCAAACCTACCCCAAGTGGATGCAGCCCGTGGACATTTACCAGAGCGAAACGCTGGGCACCAACGCGGCGCACTTCCAGGGGAACCAGGTACTGGCGATGATGGCCGAGAAGCTAGGCCACTCGGAGGTAGCCGCCAAGCACCGGAAGGCCGCCGAGCAGATCAAAGCCGGCATAAATCAGCACCTCTGGCTGGAGGAGAAAGGTTACTATGGCCAGTTCTTGTACGGCCGCAATTTCCTTTCTGTATCGCCGAAAGCGGAGGCGCTGGGCGAGGCCCTGACGGTGCTGTTTGGCGTAACTGATGAAGCCCGTGCCCGTACGGTTGTGGCCAGCACGCCCGTCATGGACTACGGCGTACCCTGCATCTACCCCCAGATTTCGGGCATTCCGCCTTACCATAATAATGCCGTGTGGCCCTTCGTGCAGAGTTACTGGGGCTTGGCCGCCGCCAAAGTGGGCAACGAAGCCTCCTTCCTGGAAAGCCTGATGGCCGTGGCCCGCCCGGCTGCGCTCTTCCTCACGGACAAGGAGAACTTTGTAGCCAGCAACGGCGACTTTGCGGGCACCCAGATCAACAGCAGCAATATGCTCTGGAGCCTTTCCGGCACGCTAGGCCTAGTGTATAAAGGCGTATTCGGGATGGATTTTCAGGCCGACCGCCTGACGTTCCGGCCTTTCGTACCGCAGGCGTTGCAAGGCACGCGCAAACTCGCTGGCTTCAAGTACCGCCAAGCTTTGCTGGATGTGGAACTGATCGGCTACGGCCGTACCATCCGCAGCATCACGCTAGACGGCCAGCCCCTCCCCGATGCCACCGTGCACTCTACGCTCACCGGCTCGCACAGCATTCGTATTGAGTTGGCTAATGAAGCTCCGGCCACCGCATCGCAGAACAAAGTGGCCCACCATGTGGCTCCCATGACGCCGGCAGTGGCCTACAGCAGCGGCCGCCTCACCTGGGCCCCTATCGAAGGTGCCAAAGCCTACCAGGTGCTGCGCAACGGGCAGTTTGTAGGCCGTACTACTACCCCCGAGTTTACCGTGCCCGCGCCAGTGGCCTACACAGAGTACCAGGTGCTGGCCGTGGATGCTGCCGGGTTTGAGAGCTTCGCCAGCGAGCCGCTGCCCGTGAGTGCCGATAAATTCCGCCGCACTTATGAGCTGGAAACTACTGCCAGTAAATCGCCTAAATCCTACAAAGGCTACACCGGCAAAGGCTTTGTGGAAACCAGTACTACTCAAAACCGGAGCTTAACCACTCGCGTGCAGATTCCGGAAACCGGGCTTTACGCCATCGATTTCCGGTATGCCAACGGCAATGGCCCCATCAACACCAGCAACAAATGTGCTATCCGGGCGCTGCGCCTGGGCCGGCAGCAACTGGGCACTGTGGTGCTGCCGCAGCGTGGCGTGGAGGAGTGGTCGGATTGGGGCTTCTCGAACCCAGTTCTGGTGCGGCTTGAGAAAGGAAGCCACCCGCTTACCCTGGCCTACGAGCCAGCCAACACCAATATGAATGGCGAAGTAAACCAAGCTATGCTTGACTATCTGCGAGTAACTCGCGTCAGATGA
- a CDS encoding M1 family metallopeptidase, which produces MRPFLLLLLTGLLGLSHSVSAQLLQSKAAYSRADSLRGTLTPLRTCYDLNYYHLDVKLDVAKKSLSGSNEFRFTATQDFTRLQFDLFANLKVEKVAYEGKEVPFTREANAVFVTFPQPIRKGQRAAFTVFYSGQPTVAENAPWDGGLVFTQDAKGKPWVATACQGVGASIWWPTKDHQADEVDSMLISVSVPKGLKDVSNGRLRKTTPLKGGYTRFDWFVSNPINNYDVAMNVGDYQHFSGGTYAGEKGPLTLDYWVLPENLAKAKKQFADNVPPMLKSMEYWFGPYPFYKDGYKLVDAPHLGMEHQSAVAYGNKYQNGYLGKDRSGTGWGLKWDFIIIHESGHEWFGNNITAKDIADMWIHEAFTTYSEALFVESQFGKDAAQAYIHGQRRNIRNDEPIIGPYGVNKEGSSDMYDKGSNMLNAIRTALNNDEKWRQILRGLGSTFYHQTVTTEQVVAYINQQSGRDFTAVFNQYLRHTGMPTLELRFEQGRTLARWIAEERAFDMPVRVRSKGSNYQFIKPTTTFQPIEVSGLAKDNVEVDTLNYYIGVLVE; this is translated from the coding sequence GTGCGTCCTTTCCTACTGCTTCTCCTGACGGGCCTGCTAGGCCTGTCGCACTCCGTTTCTGCGCAGCTGCTGCAATCCAAAGCCGCCTACTCGCGCGCCGATTCGTTGCGGGGCACGCTCACGCCGCTGCGCACCTGCTACGACCTCAACTACTACCACCTCGATGTGAAGCTTGATGTGGCCAAGAAGTCGTTGAGCGGCTCCAACGAATTCCGGTTCACGGCCACCCAGGATTTCACGCGGCTGCAGTTTGATCTGTTCGCCAATCTGAAAGTGGAGAAGGTGGCCTACGAAGGCAAAGAGGTGCCTTTCACCCGGGAGGCCAATGCCGTGTTTGTCACGTTTCCGCAGCCCATCCGCAAAGGCCAGCGGGCCGCCTTCACGGTGTTTTACTCCGGGCAGCCTACCGTGGCCGAGAATGCGCCCTGGGATGGTGGCCTCGTTTTTACGCAGGACGCCAAGGGCAAGCCGTGGGTAGCTACGGCCTGCCAGGGCGTGGGCGCCAGCATCTGGTGGCCTACCAAAGACCACCAAGCCGATGAAGTGGACAGCATGCTCATCAGTGTCTCGGTGCCGAAGGGCCTGAAGGACGTCTCGAATGGCCGCCTGCGCAAAACCACGCCCCTAAAAGGCGGCTACACCCGCTTCGATTGGTTCGTGAGCAACCCCATCAACAACTACGATGTGGCTATGAATGTGGGCGACTATCAGCACTTCTCGGGTGGTACCTACGCCGGCGAGAAAGGACCCCTCACCCTCGACTACTGGGTGCTGCCCGAAAACCTGGCGAAGGCCAAAAAGCAGTTTGCCGATAACGTGCCGCCCATGCTCAAATCGATGGAATACTGGTTTGGGCCCTACCCATTCTATAAAGACGGCTACAAGCTGGTAGATGCGCCCCACCTGGGCATGGAGCACCAGAGCGCCGTGGCCTACGGTAACAAATACCAGAACGGCTACCTCGGCAAAGACCGCTCCGGCACCGGCTGGGGCCTAAAGTGGGACTTCATCATCATCCACGAAAGCGGCCACGAGTGGTTCGGCAACAACATCACCGCCAAGGACATAGCGGATATGTGGATCCACGAGGCTTTCACCACGTACTCCGAAGCCCTGTTTGTGGAAAGCCAGTTCGGCAAGGATGCCGCCCAGGCCTACATCCACGGGCAGCGCCGCAATATCCGCAACGATGAGCCCATCATCGGCCCCTACGGCGTGAACAAGGAAGGCTCTTCTGACATGTATGACAAGGGCAGCAACATGCTCAACGCCATCCGCACTGCCCTCAACAACGATGAGAAGTGGCGCCAGATTCTGCGCGGCCTCGGCAGCACGTTCTATCACCAAACGGTGACTACGGAGCAGGTAGTGGCCTACATCAACCAGCAGAGTGGCCGCGACTTCACCGCCGTATTCAACCAGTACCTGCGCCACACGGGCATGCCTACGCTAGAGCTGCGTTTTGAGCAGGGCCGCACCCTTGCCCGCTGGATTGCCGAAGAACGAGCTTTCGATATGCCCGTGCGCGTCCGCTCCAAAGGCAGCAACTACCAGTTCATCAAACCCACTACCACCTTCCAGCCCATTGAGGTAAGTGGCCTAGCGAAGGACAACGTGGAGGTAGATACTCTGAATTACTACATCGGGGTGCTGGTAGAATAG